A single region of the Salvelinus sp. IW2-2015 linkage group LG20, ASM291031v2, whole genome shotgun sequence genome encodes:
- the LOC111981425 gene encoding protein HEG homolog 1-like codes for MNNSHQYTSTDTGTKEPGTHETTAINTATTDTGTKDSETTGTGITKSTIPPTGQTSLPVTEGSTLSSTPLAATTRGPETSLPVTDGSTSSSPTATITGSPHTDKTTGTEGTTDSTTTAGTPASPPTFSSSSSPPSPGSTQTPGSSTAAPVDTSTTPAPSPTITPTGETHGQPTSKTSESPLPPFHTSTSPTGGSTTQPESAVTAATSLPPPISIVCPSTPCPYDSICLNGTCQCMSGTFLLEGRCVQAQVFSGDLHLNQTFQAEMSNRSSVIFQQTAARISEALRRALENESGYSQTDVVLLRQGSVIATVNNVFKLGSSATQTSTNAAIDKAIQACGSTCGTILERAAFTATDLCEQTPQPCDVRSTTCEYKEDGVTRCSCKAGYINSFYSNRSCTACPSGQRSEGDTCVPCTFGYAGFNCADSALLAVVVIACVLGGVLLIMLLALFAYCCWYRSQSVKKPSAEFSSPYPVEDFQGPWSTTQGITPIPRASTNWDSAPMEMTEGGSTHTLFDMKPQTNGAGFHILPKRGKKTGSYDLTSDA; via the exons ATGAACAACAGCCATCAATACACTAGCACAGATACAGGTACCAAAGAGCCAGGTACACATGAAACAACAGCCATCAATACAGCTACCACAGATACAGGTACCAAAGACAGTGAGACCACAGGAACAGGGATCACAAAGTCCACCATCCCACCAACTGGTCAGACCTCTCTCCCGGTAACTGAGGGTAGTACCCTGTCTTCAACACCCCTCGCCGCCACTACAAGGGGCCCTGAGACCTCTCTCCCAGTGACCGATGGCTCCACGTCCTCATCCCCCACCGCTACCATTACAGGGAGCCCTCATACAGACAAAACCACTGGAACAGAGGGGACTACCGATTCTACAACCACAGCTGGCACTCCAGCTTCGCCCCCCACCTTCAGCTCTTCCTCCAGCCCACCCTCTCCAGGCTCTACCCAAACCCCAGGCAGTAGCACTGCTGCCCCCGTAGACACCTCCACCACCCCTGCCCCCTCTCCCACCATCACACCTACAGGAG AAACCCATGGGCAACCAACTAGCAAAACTAGTGAGagccctcttcctcctttccacACCTCAACCTCCCCTACCGGTGGAAGCACCACCCAGCCGGAGTCAGCCGTCACTGCTGCCACCTCCCTGCCTCCACCCATCTCCATAGTGTGTCCCTCCACTCCCTGTCCGTATGATAGCATCTGTCTCAACGGCACCTGCCAGTGTATGTCTGGGACCTTCCTCTTAGAGGGCCGCTGTGTACAAG CCCAAGTGTTCTCTGGAGACCTGCATCTCAACCAGACATTTCAGGCTGAAATGAGCAACCGGTCATCAGTGATATTTCAGCAAACAGCAGCCAGGATCTCAGAGGCA CTGAGAAGAGCCTTGGAAAACGAGTCTGGATACAGCCAAACTGATGTCGTGCTGCTGAG GCAAGGCAGTGTGATAGCGACCGTGAACAACGTGTTTAAACTAGGTTCCAGTGCCACCCAGACTTCGACCAATGCCGCTATAGATAAAGCCATACAAGCCTGTGGGTCGACCTGTGGGACCATACTGGAAAGAGCTGCATTTACCG CCACTGACCTATGTGAGCAGACCCCCCAACCGTGTGATGTCCGCTCTACTACGTGCGAGTACAAAGAAGATGGAGTGACCAGATGCTCCTGTAAGGCTGGCTACATCAACAGCTTCTACTCAAACCGAAGCTGCACAG CCTGTCCCAGTGGTCAAAGGTCAGAGGGAGACACATGTGTGCC ATGCACGTTTGGCTACGCTGGATTCAACTGCGCTGACT cgGCTCTGTTGGCAGTGGTAGTCATCGCCTGTGTACTGGGGGGAGTCCTTCTCATCATGCTGCTGGCCTTGTTTGCATATTGCTGCTG GTACCGGTCGCAGTCGGTGAAGAAGCCTTCAGCAGAGTTCAGCAGCCCGTACCCTGTGGAGGACTTCCAGGGCccctggtccaccacccagggcaTCACCCCAATCCCCCGGGCCAGCACCAACTGGGACTCAGCCCCCATGGAGATGACCGAGGGGGGCAGCACACACACCCTGTTTGACATGAAGCCCCAAACCAACGGAGCG GGATTCCACATCCTGCCTAAACGGGGGAAGAAG ACCGGGTCGTATGACCTGACCTCAGACGCATGA